From Scylla paramamosain isolate STU-SP2022 chromosome 16, ASM3559412v1, whole genome shotgun sequence, one genomic window encodes:
- the LOC135108192 gene encoding putative uncharacterized protein DDB_G0287113, producing MAARRVEMFLLSRSVHDLYTLTKEELCSVAERFQVELKSKKKEEMQAELKNALVERSWFENDGGESEDNDGESVEEGAGVSEINLSAFGGTDGLSSSEKFELMKLQIQMQKEQKQQEMELKREQKQQEMELKREQKQQEMELKRELQREQMQKEVEFQQIQMQKEIEIEKIRAESQNKVNETRAGNGAQGNGDLEKRAISMPNFVEGEEENFFFNLKKLQR from the coding sequence ATGGCCGCTAGACGTGTTGAGATGTTCCTTCTGTCGAGAAGTGTGCATGATCTGTACACACTAACCAAGGAGGAATTGTGTTCAGTGGCTGAGAGGTTTCAAGTGgagttgaaatccaagaaaaaagaggaaatgcaggcggagttgaaaaatgctcttgtggagaggagctggtttgaaaatgatggtggtgaaagtgaggataatgatggGGAGAGTGTAGAGGAAGGTGCTGGGGTCAGTGAGATAAACCTGAGTGCTTTTGGTGGAACAGATGGcctttctagtagtgaaaaatttgagttaatgaaacttcaaatacagatgcagaaggaacagaaacagcaagagatggagttaaagagggaacagaaacagcaagagatggagttaaagagggaacagaaacagCAAGAGATGGAGTTAAAGAGGGAATTGCAAAGGGAGCAAATGCAGAAAGAGGTGGAGTTTCAACAGATACAGATGCAAAAAGAGATTGAGATAGAAAAAATTAGAGCAGAAAgtcaaaataaagtaaatgagacCAGGGCAGGAAATGGTGCTCAAGGCAACGGGGATTTAGAGAAAAGGGCCATCAGTATGCCTAActttgtggaaggggaggaagaaaacttttttttcaatttgaaaAAGCTGCAAAGatga